The Penaeus chinensis breed Huanghai No. 1 chromosome 29, ASM1920278v2, whole genome shotgun sequence genome window below encodes:
- the LOC125040318 gene encoding glycine-rich protein 23-like: MNRLMLVTVAVVAMAYVAAAGGSYGGGGRGGGLGGGRGGSGYGGSGGGVGGGSVNRGVLIGAGKLSGGGGGFGGSGGFGGSGGFGGSGGFGGSGGFGGSGGFGGSGGFGGSSGGGFGGSRGGSYGK, from the exons ATGAATCGCCTAATG CTTGTGACTGTGGCTGTGGTGGCCATGGCGTATGTGGCAGCAGCTGGCGGAAGTTATGGTGGAGGCG gaagaggaggtggacttGGCGGCGGCCGAGGTGGTAGTGGATatggtggaagtggaggcggagtTGGAGGCGGAAGCGTAAACCGTGGAGTTCTGATCGGCGCCGGTAAGCTGTCTGGAGgtggcggtggattcggaggcagtGGCGGATTCGGAGGCAGTGGCGGATTCGGAGGCAGTGGTGGATTCGGAGGCAGTGGTGGATTCGGAGGCAGTGGTGGATTCGGAGGCAGTGGTGGATTCGGAGGCAGCAGTGGAGGTGGTTTCGGTGGTAGCCGTGGTGGTAGCTATGGAAAGTAA